The DNA segment TCTTCctatctcagccttctgagtggaAGGAAGGCTTACAGTGTACCACCACatctagctttctttcttttctcttctttattcctcccttccttaaaaaagttattttatgcacatgagtgtttgcctgcatttaCGTATGCACTCCACGTGtgtggcagaagagggcattgaatacacgggaactggagttataggaagttgtgagccactgtgtgagtgctggcaaccaaacttgggttctctggaagagtaacaATTACTCAACTCTTCAGCCCcttctttactttaaaattttgttttttattatatgtgaacGTATCTGAGTATGTATGTAGACCTAGTGTCCTCCGGATCAGAAgactgttggatcccctggaactggaattacaagtgatTTTGAGCTTTctgtccagtgtgggtgctgggaactgaacttgagtctttTGTAAGAATAGTTAAGTGCtctcaactactgagccatctctccaacctactTTTCTGAGATAGGCTCTTATGTattccagactggcttcaaatcttatgtagctgaagatgattttgaactcctgatctgcctgcttctacctcttgaGTGATGGGCATTCACCACTAGTCAGTAACCAAGGGCTTCGTGGGTGCTAGACAAGTATTCTACCTAGtgaactacatctccagcccagGATTTGTTGCTTTTTGGGTGCTGCTCCAGATCAAATTCATGTCCTTGTGTATGCCAGGCAAATCCCCAGTTCTAGACCCTCATTTTCTTAGCCTTCAAATGTCATCTGAGGAGTCCTGCTCACTGAACTCCTCATCGACAGTTACAGCTTTGCCTCTTTTGGTGCTGGTGTTTGCCTGTCCTAGAGACATTCCAGAGAGACAGGTGTTCAACTATCGTGGCACTGAGACTTAGCTAGAGTTATACTTTGTATCTATCGTTCCTACAGGGGGGTTGCAAGTAACCTTGGTTAAAATTCTACACATTAAATCTTCTTACCATTTCTCTTAAGAAAAATGGGGGTTGAACCTGGAGAATGATAGGTGAGCATTTGGCCACTGAACTATATCCTCAACTCTGTTTTCacgtttgagacaggatctgtctAAGTTGCTTAGGCTTAtcttgtacctttttttttttaaagaattatttattttatttatataagtacactgttgctatcttcagacactccagaagaggacatcggatcccattacagctggttgtgaaccaccatatggttgctgggaattgaactcagaacttctggaagtgctcttaacctctgagccatctctctggcccctccctcccgttacccccccccccccccaagagtatcttactatgtagttctgaatgtcctggaacttactatgtagaccagactggcctcacactccgagatccaccttcttcttcttcttttttttttttttttattttttttaaagatttacttatttattatatgtaaggacaCTGTGAGTCacatctcgttacggatggttgtgagtcaccatgtggttactgggatttgaactccggaccttcggaagagcactaagcttacccactaagccatctcaccaacccaagatctgccttctaagtgctggtattaaaggagtGCACTTCTGTGCCTAGCTCTAATTGTGATACTCTAGTCTCAGTTTCCAGAGTCTGCAGTACTTccactttcttatttttctttgcttgacgtctttcttgcttccttcttccCAGCTTTGCAACTTAGGTGCTCATACTTCATAAACTTCAAATTTCGGCTAAACATGGTGGCACGTATTTgtcatcccagaacttgagaggctcAGGCAGGATCACGATTTGTAGCCACATAGCAATAttttgtctcaaaagcaaaagtggtagagcacttggaATCCATCTGTTGCAGAGTAGTTCCGAGGTTccggaagggaggaggagaacctGGGGGTGGGTGAGGTTTGAAGTTTCAATGTGGCGTAACTGTTTGCTCAAAGTTTCAATGGTGGTGTAGCTAATATCAAGGTCAAAGCAAGGGGCAGAACTGGATTTGCACCCTTACTTTTCTGGGGGACATTTTTTCAGGCTGTCTGGTGGCTGCTCCAGGAAACATGGCCAAGTTTGTCCTGAATCAGAACCTTCCTGGTGAGTTTACAAAATGAGGTAAATGTATTTACACAGATCCACATTGGGTGCTTGTATATATGGATATAGCTTAACaattcccttttatttttattaacacagTAGCCACATAGGCAGCcaggcggcacatgcctttaatcccagcacttgggaggcagaggcaggcggatttctgagttcgaggccagcctggtctacaaagtgagttccaggacagccagagctatacagataaaccctgtcttggaaaaacaaacaaacaaacaaacaaaaacaacaacaaaaagcattaTTAGCAAACGTAATGGTTCTGTTTAAAACCCACTCATAACAGCCCCCATAATTAATGTCCCAACTCCCCGTGGTTGCCTAggagagacacccccccccagtgTGCCCTCTGCGCATCCTTTagttctccccccaacccccttcacCATTCTGGAGACATCTGAATTCCATCCGTCACTCTACAGTCTACTGTCTTCCATGGGCTGTTTTTCCTTCTTGGAACCTTCTGCTCTTGCAGCTGCGTCTGCCTTATGAAGCGCTCAATCTTAAGTTCCTGCCACAGGAAATTTTTTTCTGACGTGAGAGCCAAAGTTGGCTCCTGCAGTGGTTCTGTAATTCACCATGTATTAGTGCCTTGAAAATCATTTGAAATGATTGTGTCTATCTATAGCTAACAAGGGGTCAAGATATTGTCTTCCTTATTATAGTGTCCCAAGAATATAAGTATTTGTCACATAGTGGGTGCTTAAACATGGTTGCATGCCCATCGTGTGCAGGTACGCCTGCAAGCCTCGGGTGTGGTCTTGAGCTCTGGCAGCAGTACAGGTGCACCGCAGGGACAAGGGATGAGGAAACATGTTTGTTCACTCTCTTTGGGAGCTTCTTGGTTTGACCCCTCTTCCCTCTCAACCCTCCTGTTATACCACAGACCTGGGCGGCCCTCCCCTGTACCCAGGCCCCACTGGAAGTGCCCGCAGCCCTAGCTCTCCCTATTCTGTGGAGACGCCCTATGGCTTCCACTTGGACCTGGACTTCCTCAAATACGTGGAGGAAATCGAGCGTGGCCCTGCCTCTCGCCGAACTCCAGGACCTCCTCATGCACGCCGCCCGCGCGCGTCTCGAACGGGCCTCGCGGGAGCGCGGAGCCCAGGAGCTTGGACTTCCAGCGAATCCCTGGCCAGTGACGACGGCGGAGCCTCGGGTGCACTCTCTCCTGGTGCGTTCCCGGGGCTCTCGCTACCTCCGCTGTCGCCACGCTCCTTGTCGCGCAATCCGCGCGTTGAGCACACGCTCTTGGAGACCAGCCGACGACTGGAGCAGGCGCAGGCTCGGGAGCGCGCGCTCAGCCCGGCCCGCGCAGTCACACGCAGTCCGCGCGGGTCCGGCCGTAGCAGCCCCGCCCCTAACCCCGCCCTTGCCTCCCCGGGCCCTGCCCAGCTGCAGCTAGTGAGGGAGCAGATGGCCGCGGCGCTGCGGCGCCTGCGTGAGCTCGAGGACCAGGCGCGCGCTCTGCCCGAGCTGCAGGAGCAGGTGCGCGCGCTGCGTGCCGAGAAGGCGCGGCTACTGGCCGGGCGCGTGCAGCCAGAACAAGAAGTAGAGATCGAGGCGCGCCCAGACAAGCTCGCCCAGCTTCGGCGCCTCACCGAGCGTCTGGCCACCTCGGATCGTGGAGTGCGCTCCAGGGCTAGCCCCCGGGCAGAGGATCCCGACGGGTTGGCTGCCAGGCGCAGCGAAGGAGCGCTGCAAGTGCTCGACCCGGGGTCTAGGACACCCGATGGGGAACCCCGGACTCGGGAGACGGGCACCGAAGTCGTGCCTGAGACCCGAGAGGTGGATGCCCAGGCAGTACCCGAGACAGGGGAGGTTGGAGTGGAGGTGGTCCCTGAGACCGTTGAGGTGGACACGTGGGTGACTGAGGAGCTCCTAGGGTTGCCTGAGGCTGCAGAGCGTGAGCTGGAACTGCTCCGCACCAGCTTGGAGCATCAGCGAGGGGTGAGCGAACTCTTGCGGGGCCGATTGAGGGAGTTGGAGGAGGCCCACGAGGCCGCAGTGACCAGGCCTCAGTCTCGCGACGTTGCTGCCCAGACTACATTGGGTTGCACTGAGAAAACCACACAGACAGAGCTGCCAGTGGAGAACCAGCCCAGACCCACGGCTGGAGACGAGATGGCCCCTGTTGGTGAGTCTCCACTACTGGTTGAACCTTGGCCTGCCAGGTCGCTGAAGTCAAACTCAGTGCTCTCATATGATTCCCTGCTAGGCATCCTCAAATCCATCATGAAGAAGAAAGATGGTATTCCAGGTGCACAATCCAGTCAGGGACCCAAGAGTCTGCAGTTCGTTGGGGTCCTCAACGGAGAGTGAgcactttccttcctttccatagCAGCCACAGGGACAC comes from the Mus musculus strain NOD/ShiLtJ chromosome 17 genomic scaffold, GRCm38.p6 alternate locus group NOD/ShiLtJ MMCHR17_CHO_IDD1 genome and includes:
- the Kank3 gene encoding KN motif and ankyrin repeat domain-containing protein 3 isoform 1 (isoform 1 is encoded by transcript variant 1; The RefSeq protein has 3 substitutions compared to this genomic sequence), whose protein sequence is MAKFVLNQNLPDLGGPPLYPGPTGSARSPSSPYSVETPYGFHLDLDFLKYVEEIERGPASRRTPGPPHARRPRASRTGLAGARSPGAWTSSESLASDDGGASGALSPGAFPGLSLPPLSPRSLSRNPRVEHTLLETSRRLEQAQARERALSPARAVTRSPRGSGRSSPAPNPALASPGPAQLQLVREQMAAALRRLRELEDQARALPELQEQVRALRAEKARLLAGRVQPEQEVEIEARPDKLAQLRRLTERLATSDRGVRSRASPRAEDPDGLAARRSEGALQVLDPGSRTPDGEPRTRETGTEVVPETREVDAQAVPETGEAGVEVVPETVEVDTWVTEELLGLPEAAERELELLRTSLEHQRGVSELLRGRLRELEEAHEAAVTRPQSRDVAAQTTLGCTEKTTQTELPVENQPRPTAGDEMAPVGILKSIMKKKDGIPGAQSSQGPKSLQFVGVLNGEYESSSSEDGNSDDEDGVAEHPRSSSSGSDDSSGGSDAGTPGPHNDKDAGDCELETHPELTAGREGRCELNPRLREACIALNQQLNRPRGVTSRDGNAARLVAQEWFRVSSQKRSQAESVAGVLRGVKSLGPELLAYVVNLADGNGNTALHYSVSHGNLAISSLLLDTGVCDVNHQNRAGYSALMLAALTSVGQEEEDMAVAQRLFSMGDVNAKASQTGQTALMLAISHGHQDMVAALLECGADVNVQDADGATALMCASEYGRLDTVQLLLAQPGCDLTILDNEGTSALAIALEAEQDEVAALLHAHLTSNHQGQSSTGSPTAKECNDK